One Methylobacterium sp. 77 DNA window includes the following coding sequences:
- a CDS encoding glycogen/starch/alpha-glucan phosphorylase: MGGAVEASAVPGWAAPAKAASGDPVADLREAIRAKLAYAIGKTPKTARERDWFAATALALRDRIVDACMDGKSTSIPNKRVYYLSLEFLIGRLLSDAMNNLGLVETTRRALHDLGIDLGDVEAAEPDAALGNGGLGRLAACFMESMASLSIPAIGYGIRYDHGLFKQSLEDGWQKEAPETWLSEGNPWEFVRPEATYAIGFGGHVTMSAISDGVIRRHWHPAETVLAVAHDVPVVGWRGKHVNTLRLWKAEAQSPIELASFNGGDHVGAVAARSKVEAISRVLYPSDSSQSGQELRLRQEYFFTSASLQDLVSRHVAERGDLRSLPDHAAIQLNDTHPAIAVPELMRILLEDHGFAWEDAWHITTNTLSYTNHTLLPEALETWPVELMERLLPRHMQIIYLINWMHLEEQGRHGRADAAQLASVSLIDETHGKRVRMGHLAFLGARRVNGVSALHTDLMRSTVFQDLHALDTDKIVNKTNGITFRRWLHNCNPELTKLAVEVVGARVLDDPEALLGLADYSEDPAFQARYAAMRKLRKEALAKVVAENTGIIIDPSALFDTQIKRIHEYKRQLLNVIETVALYQAIKAEPHKDWTPRVKIFGGKAAPSYVQAKLIIKLACDVAKLVNNDPDVAGRLKVVFLPNYRVSLAEVIIPGSDLSEQISTAGMEASGTGNMKLALNGALTIGTLDGANIEIRDHVGPDNIFIFGLDAAGIQARAAEPDYQAKAIAASPRLSAALDFIAQGGFSPNDRSRFQPIVDDLRHNDRYLLTVDFDDYWRAQREIDAAWVDKSSWWKKAILNTARMAWFSSDRSMREYADDIWRVKVG, translated from the coding sequence ATGGGTGGTGCCGTGGAAGCGTCGGCCGTCCCGGGCTGGGCCGCTCCCGCGAAGGCGGCCTCCGGCGATCCCGTCGCCGATCTGCGCGAAGCGATCCGTGCCAAGCTCGCCTATGCCATCGGCAAGACGCCCAAGACGGCCCGCGAGCGGGATTGGTTCGCTGCGACCGCCCTGGCCCTGCGAGACCGGATCGTCGACGCCTGTATGGACGGCAAGTCCACGAGCATTCCCAACAAGCGCGTCTACTACCTCTCCCTCGAATTCCTCATCGGACGGCTCCTCTCGGATGCCATGAACAATCTCGGCCTCGTCGAGACGACCCGCCGGGCATTGCATGACCTCGGCATCGACCTCGGCGATGTCGAAGCGGCCGAACCCGATGCCGCGCTCGGTAATGGCGGTCTCGGACGTCTGGCCGCCTGTTTCATGGAAAGCATGGCGAGCCTGTCGATCCCGGCCATCGGCTACGGCATCCGCTACGATCACGGCCTGTTCAAGCAATCCCTGGAGGATGGCTGGCAGAAGGAGGCGCCGGAGACTTGGCTTTCCGAGGGTAATCCGTGGGAGTTCGTCCGGCCCGAGGCGACTTACGCGATCGGTTTCGGCGGTCACGTCACCATGTCCGCGATCTCGGACGGGGTGATCCGCCGGCACTGGCACCCGGCCGAGACCGTTCTGGCCGTGGCGCATGACGTGCCGGTGGTCGGCTGGCGCGGCAAGCACGTCAACACCCTGCGCCTCTGGAAGGCGGAGGCGCAATCGCCGATCGAACTGGCGAGTTTCAACGGCGGTGACCATGTCGGCGCGGTAGCCGCCCGCTCCAAGGTCGAGGCGATCTCGCGGGTGCTGTATCCCAGCGACTCGTCCCAGTCGGGCCAGGAACTGCGCCTGCGTCAGGAATACTTCTTCACCTCCGCCTCGCTGCAGGATCTCGTGAGCCGGCACGTCGCCGAGCGCGGCGACCTGCGCTCATTGCCGGATCATGCCGCGATCCAGCTCAACGACACCCACCCGGCGATCGCCGTTCCCGAGTTGATGCGCATCCTCCTCGAGGATCACGGCTTCGCCTGGGAGGATGCCTGGCACATCACCACCAACACGCTGAGCTACACCAACCATACCCTCCTGCCCGAAGCGCTGGAGACCTGGCCGGTGGAACTGATGGAGCGGCTGCTGCCGCGCCACATGCAGATCATCTACCTCATCAACTGGATGCATCTCGAGGAACAGGGGCGCCACGGCAGGGCCGATGCCGCGCAACTCGCCTCGGTCTCGCTGATCGACGAAACCCACGGCAAGCGCGTGCGGATGGGCCATCTCGCCTTCCTCGGTGCGCGCCGGGTGAACGGCGTCTCTGCGCTCCATACCGACCTGATGCGCTCCACGGTGTTCCAAGACCTCCACGCCCTGGACACCGACAAGATCGTCAACAAGACCAACGGCATCACCTTCCGGCGCTGGCTCCATAATTGTAACCCGGAGCTCACCAAGCTCGCGGTGGAGGTGGTCGGCGCGCGCGTGCTCGACGATCCCGAGGCACTGCTTGGCCTCGCCGACTATTCCGAGGATCCGGCCTTCCAGGCGCGGTACGCCGCCATGCGCAAATTACGCAAGGAGGCTTTGGCCAAGGTGGTGGCCGAGAATACCGGAATCATCATCGATCCTTCCGCCCTGTTCGACACGCAGATCAAGCGCATCCACGAGTATAAGCGCCAGCTCCTCAACGTCATCGAGACCGTGGCGCTCTATCAGGCGATCAAGGCCGAGCCCCACAAGGACTGGACGCCGCGCGTCAAGATCTTCGGCGGAAAGGCGGCACCGAGCTACGTGCAGGCCAAGCTCATCATCAAGCTCGCCTGCGATGTCGCCAAGCTCGTCAACAACGACCCCGATGTGGCCGGCCGCCTCAAGGTGGTGTTCCTGCCGAACTACCGTGTCAGCCTCGCCGAAGTGATCATCCCGGGCTCCGACCTGTCGGAGCAGATCTCGACGGCCGGCATGGAAGCATCCGGCACCGGCAACATGAAGCTGGCATTGAACGGCGCCCTGACCATCGGCACGCTCGACGGCGCCAATATCGAGATCCGCGACCATGTCGGGCCGGACAATATCTTCATCTTCGGGCTCGACGCGGCTGGGATCCAGGCGCGCGCGGCCGAGCCGGATTATCAGGCAAAAGCCATCGCCGCCTCGCCGCGTCTCTCGGCGGCGCTGGATTTCATCGCCCAGGGTGGGTTCTCGCCGAACGATCGCAGCCGCTTCCAGCCGATCGTGGACGATCTGCGCCACAACGACCGTTACCTGCTGACCGTCGATTTCGATGATTACTGGCGCGCCCAGCGCGAGATCGATGCCGCCTGGGTCGACAAATCGAGCTGGTGGAAGAAGGCTATCCTCAATACCGCTCGGATGGCGTGGTTCTCGTCGGACCGCTCGATGCGGGAATATGCCGACGACATCTGGCGGGTGAAGGTGGGGTGA
- a CDS encoding DUF779 domain-containing protein: protein MTATEVTTADQVGADGTPLRVTATPSAIELIEELRTEHGPVMFHQSGGCCDGSSPMCYPVGDFLTGDSDVHLGQVAGADFWISRPQFAVWKHTHLILDVVRGRGGMFSLENGRDKRFLIRSRIFTEAENTALEGACRI from the coding sequence ATGACCGCAACCGAAGTGACCACGGCCGATCAGGTCGGAGCCGACGGGACGCCCCTTCGTGTCACGGCGACTCCGTCCGCCATCGAGCTGATCGAGGAACTGCGCACCGAGCATGGCCCGGTGATGTTCCACCAGTCGGGCGGCTGTTGCGACGGCTCATCGCCGATGTGCTACCCGGTGGGTGACTTCCTCACCGGCGACAGTGACGTGCATCTCGGCCAGGTCGCCGGCGCCGATTTCTGGATCAGCCGGCCGCAATTCGCGGTCTGGAAGCACACCCACTTGATCCTCGACGTGGTGCGGGGACGAGGTGGCATGTTCTCGTTGGAGAACGGCCGCGACAAACGTTTCCTCATCCGCTCGCGGATTTTCACGGAAGCCGAGAACACGGCGCTGGAAGGGGCGTGCCGGATCTAG
- a CDS encoding 3-hydroxyacyl-CoA dehydrogenase NAD-binding domain-containing protein, which yields MNLTNFRFEIDSDGIALATWDMPGRSMNVFTEAVMGDLHQVIDAVVANPEVKGCVITSGKDNFSGGADLTMLQGLGQAYEKLKAEKGEEEAMRHFFEESRKLTLVFRKLETCGKPFAAAVNGICLGGAFELSLSCHHRVLSDDPKTRVGLPEIKVGLFPGAGGTQRVPRLMQTGDALQMLFKGEQIRPLMAKNMGLVHDVAPKDEIVEKAKAWIRAGGSPVAPWDQPKFKAPSGKVYSPAGMMIWPPANAIYRRETHDNYPAAKAILASVYEGLQLPMDLALRVESRYFAKILRSKEAAAMIRTLFISMGELNKGARRPKDIAKTSVKRVGVVGAGFMGAGVAYVTANAGMEVVLVDQSTEAAEKGKAYAHKLVTDQINKGRAKTADRDALLARITTSADYADLSSCDLVIEAVFEDPKVKADVIAKVEAVIGETVVFASNTSTLPISGLAKASKRPGGFVGIHFFSPVEKMMLVEIIKGEQTGDAALATALDYVRAIKKTPIVVNDSRGFFANRCVGAYLYEGHRMLNEGIPAAMIENAGRQAGMPVGPLSLTDEVAVDLALKIVKATEAQLGAAAIDPAQKALLSTLVEGEGRLGRKNRKGFYDYPEGAPKRLWPGLAELQRTRIDPDEVDFNELKQRLLVVQALEAARTVGEGVITDPREADVGSILGFGFAPFTGGALSYIDFMGTKAFVALARSLEAKHGERFAVPDNLSRLAEAGGTFYGEALAKKAA from the coding sequence ATGAATCTCACGAACTTCCGCTTCGAGATCGATTCCGACGGCATCGCGCTCGCGACCTGGGACATGCCCGGCCGCTCGATGAACGTCTTCACCGAGGCGGTGATGGGCGATCTGCATCAGGTCATCGATGCCGTCGTGGCCAATCCCGAGGTAAAGGGCTGCGTCATCACGTCGGGCAAGGACAATTTTTCGGGGGGAGCCGATCTCACCATGCTCCAGGGCCTGGGCCAAGCTTACGAAAAGCTGAAGGCTGAGAAAGGCGAAGAGGAGGCGATGCGCCACTTCTTCGAGGAGTCGCGCAAGCTGACCCTGGTGTTCCGCAAGCTCGAGACCTGCGGCAAGCCCTTTGCGGCCGCGGTGAACGGCATCTGCCTCGGCGGCGCCTTCGAGCTCTCGCTTTCGTGCCACCACCGGGTGCTGTCTGACGATCCGAAGACCCGCGTCGGCCTCCCCGAGATCAAGGTCGGGCTCTTCCCCGGCGCGGGCGGCACCCAGCGCGTGCCGCGCCTCATGCAGACCGGTGATGCCCTGCAGATGCTGTTCAAGGGCGAGCAGATCCGCCCGCTCATGGCCAAGAACATGGGCCTCGTGCACGACGTCGCGCCCAAGGATGAGATCGTCGAGAAGGCCAAGGCCTGGATCAGGGCCGGCGGCTCTCCGGTGGCGCCCTGGGACCAGCCCAAATTCAAAGCTCCTTCGGGGAAGGTCTACTCGCCGGCCGGCATGATGATCTGGCCGCCGGCCAATGCGATCTATCGCCGCGAGACCCACGACAACTATCCCGCCGCCAAGGCCATTCTCGCCTCGGTCTACGAGGGCCTGCAATTGCCGATGGATCTCGCCTTGAGGGTCGAGAGCCGATACTTCGCCAAGATCCTGCGCTCGAAGGAAGCGGCGGCGATGATCCGCACGCTGTTCATCTCCATGGGCGAGCTGAACAAGGGTGCACGCCGTCCGAAAGACATCGCCAAGACCAGTGTGAAGCGCGTCGGCGTGGTCGGCGCCGGCTTCATGGGCGCTGGCGTCGCCTACGTTACCGCCAATGCCGGCATGGAGGTGGTCCTCGTCGACCAGTCCACGGAGGCGGCCGAGAAGGGCAAGGCCTACGCCCACAAGCTCGTCACCGACCAGATCAACAAGGGCCGGGCCAAGACCGCCGACCGTGACGCCCTGCTCGCGCGCATCACCACCAGTGCGGATTACGCCGACCTCTCGTCCTGCGATCTCGTGATCGAGGCGGTGTTCGAGGACCCGAAGGTGAAGGCCGATGTCATCGCTAAGGTCGAGGCGGTGATCGGCGAGACCGTGGTCTTCGCCTCCAACACGTCCACCCTGCCGATCTCGGGCCTGGCCAAGGCGTCGAAGCGACCCGGTGGTTTCGTCGGCATCCACTTCTTCTCGCCGGTCGAGAAGATGATGCTCGTCGAGATCATCAAGGGCGAGCAGACCGGGGACGCGGCGCTCGCCACGGCCCTCGACTATGTCCGCGCGATCAAGAAGACGCCGATCGTCGTCAACGACAGCCGCGGCTTCTTCGCCAACCGCTGCGTCGGGGCCTATCTCTACGAGGGTCACAGGATGCTCAACGAGGGCATACCGGCCGCCATGATCGAGAATGCCGGTCGGCAGGCCGGCATGCCGGTGGGCCCTCTCTCGCTCACCGACGAGGTCGCCGTCGACCTCGCCTTGAAGATCGTCAAGGCCACCGAAGCGCAGCTCGGCGCTGCAGCGATCGACCCCGCTCAGAAGGCGTTGCTCTCCACCCTTGTCGAGGGCGAAGGCAGGCTCGGCCGCAAGAACAGGAAGGGCTTCTACGATTATCCGGAGGGTGCACCAAAGCGCCTCTGGCCGGGCTTGGCGGAGCTTCAGCGGACCCGTATCGATCCCGACGAGGTCGATTTCAACGAACTGAAGCAGCGCCTCCTCGTGGTCCAGGCCCTGGAAGCCGCCCGCACCGTGGGCGAGGGCGTGATCACCGATCCCCGCGAAGCGGATGTCGGCTCGATCCTCGGCTTCGGCTTTGCCCCTTTCACAGGCGGCGCGCTGTCCTACATCGACTTCATGGGAACGAAGGCTTTCGTTGCCCTGGCGCGAAGCCTGGAAGCCAAGCATGGCGAGCGTTTCGCGGTGCCCGACAACCTGTCGCGCTTAGCCGAGGCGGGCGGGACTTTCTACGGCGAGGCCTTGGCCAAAAAGGCAGCTTGA
- a CDS encoding EAL domain-containing protein, protein MTARKVCQGCRDGTDLDFNFTMAFQPIVDLHHQRIWGYEALVRGTEGQSAASILDRVTEATVYRFDQAARVRAIELAGRLFSADDDTKLSINFMPNAVYEPAACIRSSLEAARRFGFAHHRIMFEFTENEKFRDIRHLQRIVDEYRRQGFLTALDDFGAGFAGLSLLANFQPDLIKIDMDLLRGIDGDRARQIITAGIVSIARKLGIEVIAEGIETPAEFAILRDLGVTLFQGYYFARPQLEALPSVSGFEAREPRLDLAC, encoded by the coding sequence ATGACGGCAAGGAAGGTCTGCCAGGGATGTCGCGATGGCACCGACCTTGATTTCAATTTTACCATGGCGTTTCAGCCGATCGTCGATCTCCACCACCAGCGGATCTGGGGGTACGAGGCGCTCGTACGCGGAACCGAAGGTCAGTCCGCGGCATCGATCCTCGATCGCGTGACCGAGGCGACGGTCTACCGTTTCGATCAGGCTGCCCGTGTGCGCGCCATTGAACTTGCCGGTCGGCTGTTTTCCGCCGACGACGACACAAAGCTCTCGATCAACTTCATGCCCAACGCGGTCTACGAGCCCGCCGCCTGCATTCGCTCGTCGCTGGAGGCGGCCCGGCGCTTCGGTTTCGCGCATCACCGTATCATGTTCGAATTCACCGAGAACGAGAAGTTCCGTGACATCCGGCATTTGCAGCGCATCGTCGACGAGTATCGCAGGCAGGGCTTCCTCACCGCTCTCGACGATTTCGGCGCCGGTTTCGCCGGCCTCAGCCTGCTCGCCAATTTCCAGCCCGATCTCATCAAGATCGACATGGATCTCCTGCGCGGCATCGACGGGGATCGAGCGCGCCAGATCATCACTGCGGGCATCGTCTCGATCGCCCGAAAACTCGGCATCGAAGTCATCGCCGAAGGAATCGAGACGCCAGCCGAGTTCGCGATCCTGCGCGATCTCGGTGTGACGCTGTTCCAAGGCTACTACTTCGCCCGTCCTCAACTCGAAGCCCTTCCCAGCGTTTCCGGCTTCGAGGCGCGGGAGCCGCGCCTCGACCTCGCATGTTAG
- a CDS encoding acetyl-CoA C-acetyltransferase, producing MPEAFIYDHVRTPRGRGKPDGSLHEVTALRLAETALRALKERNDLDTRQVDDVILGCVDPVGEAGGDIARAAALVADYGTHVPGVQINRFCASGLDAVNFAAAQVMAGQHDMTVGGGVESMSRVGLGASGGAWPVDPAIAIKSWFMPQGVSADLIATKYGFSRDECDAYAVESQKRSAKSWADGMFRNAVVPVRDINGITLLDTDEHMRPSTDMQSLAGLKASFVQMGQMGGFDAVAVDAHPDVEAVNHVHHAGNSSGIVDGAAAVLVGSKEAGERAGLKARARIRAFANIGSDPALMLTGPVDVTKKVLARAGMTIADIDLFEVNEAFAAVVLRFCQAFGLDSSRVNVNGGAIAMGHPLGATGAMILGTVLDELERTGKERALVTLCIGAGMGTATIIERV from the coding sequence ATGCCCGAGGCCTTCATCTACGATCACGTCCGCACGCCGCGCGGCCGGGGCAAGCCGGACGGCTCACTGCACGAGGTGACGGCCCTGCGCCTTGCCGAGACGGCTTTGCGCGCTCTCAAGGAGCGCAACGATCTCGACACGCGGCAGGTGGACGACGTCATCCTCGGCTGCGTCGATCCCGTCGGCGAGGCCGGTGGCGACATCGCTCGCGCGGCCGCTCTTGTGGCCGATTACGGTACCCATGTACCGGGCGTGCAGATCAACCGGTTCTGCGCCTCGGGCCTCGACGCGGTGAACTTCGCGGCGGCGCAGGTGATGGCCGGCCAGCATGACATGACGGTGGGTGGCGGCGTCGAATCCATGAGCCGCGTCGGCCTCGGCGCCTCCGGTGGCGCCTGGCCGGTGGACCCGGCCATCGCGATCAAGTCCTGGTTCATGCCGCAGGGCGTCTCGGCCGATCTCATCGCCACGAAATACGGCTTCTCCCGAGACGAGTGCGACGCCTACGCGGTCGAGTCGCAGAAGCGCTCGGCAAAATCCTGGGCCGATGGGATGTTCCGGAACGCGGTGGTCCCCGTGCGTGACATCAACGGCATCACCCTGCTCGATACCGACGAGCACATGCGGCCTTCCACCGACATGCAGTCGCTGGCCGGACTGAAGGCGTCCTTCGTTCAGATGGGCCAGATGGGCGGCTTCGATGCCGTGGCGGTCGATGCGCATCCCGATGTGGAGGCGGTCAACCACGTCCACCATGCCGGCAATTCCTCGGGCATCGTCGACGGCGCGGCCGCCGTGCTCGTCGGCTCGAAGGAGGCCGGCGAGCGGGCCGGGCTCAAAGCCCGCGCGCGCATTCGCGCCTTCGCCAATATCGGCTCCGATCCGGCTCTCATGCTCACCGGCCCGGTGGACGTGACGAAGAAGGTGCTGGCCCGCGCCGGCATGACCATCGCCGATATCGACCTGTTCGAGGTCAACGAGGCCTTCGCGGCCGTCGTCCTGCGCTTCTGCCAGGCCTTCGGGCTCGATTCCTCCAGGGTCAACGTCAATGGCGGCGCCATTGCCATGGGCCATCCGCTCGGAGCCACGGGCGCGATGATCCTCGGCACGGTGCTCGACGAACTGGAGCGGACCGGCAAGGAGCGCGCCCTCGTCACCCTCTGCATCGGCGCCGGCATGGGCACCGCCACGATCATCGAGCGGGTTTAG
- a CDS encoding acyl-CoA dehydrogenase C-terminal domain-containing protein, producing MPSYRAPVENVQFLLNDVFAFHGRNNLRGFSDASPDLIQAVLAEGAKLAEAVLTPLNAVGDKQGCTRNADGSVSTPRGFKAGYDAYAEGGWMGISVPEEYGGQGLPHTINTAISEFTSSANLALAMYPGLTQGAMAALLVHGSEDQKATYLPRMVEGAWTGTMNLTEPHCGTDLGLLKTKAVPNGDGSYSLTGTKIFISAGEHDLSENIIHLVIARIEGAPAGTKGISLFVVPKFLVNDDGSVGDRNGVSCGSLEHKMGIHGNSTCVMNYDDAKGWLVGQENRGLAAMFVMMNEARLAVGVQGLAQSEVAYQNAVAYAKDRLQGRALTGAKAPDKAADPIIVHPDVRRTLMGIRAFNEAARALVLWTALQADIGHRSDDAAERQKADDHMGLMTPVVKGVLTDRGFANAVEAQQLFGGHGYIEEWGMSQFVRDARIAMIYEGANGIQAMDLIGRKLPKDGGRAMMGLLAEIQTFIKDHDEEPAMKPFTGPLQAGLNDLQGATMWFMQNAFAKPDNAGASATDYMHLLGLVAMGYMWGRIAKAALARIADGPAQDMDDKLVTGRFYMERILPETAMRLVRIKAGAETTMALSAEAF from the coding sequence ATGCCGAGCTATCGGGCACCGGTCGAGAACGTTCAGTTCCTCCTCAACGACGTCTTCGCGTTCCATGGCCGCAACAACCTGCGCGGGTTTTCCGACGCCTCTCCCGATCTGATCCAGGCCGTCCTCGCCGAGGGGGCGAAGCTCGCGGAAGCCGTGCTCACCCCGTTGAACGCCGTTGGTGACAAGCAGGGCTGTACCCGCAATGCCGATGGCAGCGTCAGCACGCCGCGGGGCTTCAAGGCCGGCTACGACGCCTATGCCGAAGGCGGGTGGATGGGCATCTCCGTGCCGGAAGAATATGGCGGCCAGGGCCTGCCGCACACGATCAATACCGCGATCTCGGAATTCACTTCATCGGCCAATCTCGCGCTGGCCATGTATCCGGGACTGACGCAGGGCGCGATGGCCGCTCTCCTCGTCCACGGCTCGGAGGACCAGAAGGCGACGTACCTTCCTCGCATGGTGGAAGGCGCCTGGACCGGCACCATGAACCTCACCGAGCCGCATTGCGGCACGGATCTCGGGCTTCTCAAGACGAAGGCCGTGCCGAATGGCGACGGATCCTACAGCCTCACCGGCACCAAGATCTTCATCTCGGCGGGCGAGCACGACCTGTCGGAGAACATCATCCACCTCGTGATTGCCCGGATCGAGGGGGCGCCGGCCGGAACCAAGGGAATCTCCCTTTTCGTGGTGCCGAAATTTCTCGTCAACGATGACGGCTCCGTGGGCGACAGGAACGGTGTCTCGTGCGGTTCCCTCGAGCACAAGATGGGCATCCACGGCAATTCCACCTGCGTCATGAACTACGACGACGCGAAGGGCTGGCTCGTCGGCCAGGAGAATCGCGGCCTCGCCGCGATGTTCGTAATGATGAACGAGGCGCGCCTCGCCGTGGGCGTCCAGGGGCTCGCCCAATCGGAGGTCGCCTACCAGAACGCGGTGGCCTACGCGAAGGACCGGCTCCAGGGCCGCGCCCTCACCGGCGCCAAAGCGCCGGACAAGGCCGCCGACCCGATCATCGTCCATCCCGACGTGCGCCGCACGCTCATGGGCATCCGCGCCTTCAACGAGGCCGCCCGCGCCCTGGTGCTGTGGACTGCCCTGCAGGCGGATATCGGCCACCGCTCCGACGATGCGGCCGAGCGGCAGAAGGCCGACGACCACATGGGTCTGATGACCCCGGTGGTGAAGGGCGTGCTCACCGACAGAGGCTTCGCCAACGCGGTCGAGGCCCAGCAACTCTTCGGCGGCCACGGTTACATCGAGGAATGGGGCATGTCGCAATTCGTGCGCGATGCCCGCATCGCCATGATCTACGAGGGCGCCAACGGCATCCAGGCCATGGACCTGATCGGCCGAAAGCTGCCGAAGGATGGCGGCCGGGCGATGATGGGCCTCCTCGCCGAAATACAGACCTTCATCAAGGACCATGACGAGGAGCCCGCGATGAAGCCGTTCACCGGCCCGCTCCAGGCCGGCCTGAACGATCTCCAGGGCGCCACCATGTGGTTCATGCAGAACGCCTTCGCCAAGCCCGACAATGCGGGCGCCAGCGCCACCGATTACATGCACCTCCTCGGCCTCGTCGCCATGGGCTACATGTGGGGCCGGATCGCCAAGGCGGCGCTGGCACGGATCGCCGACGGTCCGGCACAGGACATGGACGACAAGCTCGTCACCGGCCGCTTCTACATGGAGCGGATCCTCCCCGAGACCGCGATGCGTCTCGTGCGGATCAAGGCCGGTGCCGAGACGACCATGGCGTTGAGCGCCGAGGCGTTTTAG